A genomic window from Pseudomonas alcaligenes includes:
- a CDS encoding extracellular solute-binding protein: MRPLLSLIFGLAMSFPAFANLIESHGYAQFGTLKYPASFTHFDWVNPDAPKGGTLRVMAYGTFDTLNPYSFKGSSPSAAPNFLQYGVSEFNEPLMVGTGAYDPSGDEPASAYGLIARSVEYSEDRSWVVFNLRPEARFHDGQPITAYDVAFSYRTLVKDGHPQYRTTLQEVQRVDILNRHRIRFIFKRGGNPLLILRLGELPVLAQHYWKNRDFKATSFEVPLGSGPYRITQVEPGRRLVFERVKDWWGAQLPVNRGKYNFDRVEFEFYRDSSVAFEAFKAGEFDFYIEHQAKNWANGYRFPAIARGEVIRAEIPHQIPTQTQALFMNTRRATFAERKVREALGLMFDFEWTNRALFNSAYTRSGSYYPNSEFAATGKPEGQEWLLLSPYRKQLPARLFSQSFALPATDGRGIPRETLRKALGLLAEAGWKPSGQHLVNAKGQRLRFEILLVNPNLERILQPYTENLASIGIRAELRTVDRAQYKQRLDQFDYDMILMTLPQSLSPGLEQWLYFHSSQAGVKGSKNYAGVRHPVVDSLLDKLLAAQTREEQVAATRALDRVLLWQHYSIPNWYVSHHRLAYRNRFAFLTTPPYTLGLRAWWLKSSEIAR; encoded by the coding sequence ATGCGTCCTTTGCTCTCGCTGATTTTCGGCCTGGCCATGAGCTTTCCTGCTTTCGCCAACCTGATCGAAAGCCATGGCTATGCCCAGTTCGGGACCCTCAAGTACCCGGCCAGCTTCACCCACTTCGACTGGGTCAACCCCGACGCGCCCAAGGGCGGCACGCTGCGGGTAATGGCCTACGGCACCTTCGACACCCTCAATCCCTACAGCTTCAAGGGCAGCAGCCCCTCGGCGGCGCCCAACTTCCTGCAGTACGGGGTCAGCGAGTTCAACGAGCCGCTGATGGTCGGCACCGGTGCCTACGACCCTTCCGGCGACGAGCCCGCCTCGGCCTACGGGCTGATCGCCAGGAGCGTGGAATACAGCGAGGACCGCAGCTGGGTGGTGTTCAACCTGCGCCCGGAGGCGCGCTTCCACGACGGCCAGCCGATCACCGCCTACGATGTGGCCTTCTCCTACCGCACCCTGGTCAAGGACGGTCATCCGCAATACCGCACCACCCTGCAGGAAGTGCAGCGGGTCGACATCCTCAATCGCCACCGCATCCGCTTCATCTTCAAGCGCGGCGGCAACCCGCTGCTGATCCTGCGCCTCGGTGAACTGCCGGTGCTGGCCCAGCACTACTGGAAGAACCGCGACTTCAAGGCCACCAGCTTCGAGGTGCCGCTGGGCAGCGGCCCCTACCGCATCACCCAGGTCGAGCCCGGCCGGCGCCTGGTGTTCGAGCGGGTCAAGGACTGGTGGGGAGCACAGCTGCCGGTCAACCGCGGCAAGTACAACTTCGACCGCGTCGAGTTCGAGTTCTACCGCGACAGCAGCGTGGCCTTCGAGGCGTTCAAGGCCGGCGAGTTCGACTTCTACATCGAGCACCAGGCGAAGAACTGGGCCAACGGCTACCGCTTCCCCGCCATCGCCCGCGGCGAGGTGATCCGCGCCGAGATCCCGCACCAGATCCCCACCCAGACCCAGGCGCTGTTCATGAACACGCGCCGCGCCACCTTCGCCGAGCGCAAGGTCCGCGAGGCCCTGGGCCTGATGTTCGACTTCGAGTGGACCAACCGCGCCCTGTTCAACAGCGCCTACACACGCAGCGGCAGCTACTACCCCAACAGCGAGTTCGCCGCCACCGGCAAGCCGGAAGGCCAGGAGTGGCTGCTGCTGTCGCCCTACCGCAAGCAACTGCCGGCCCGCCTGTTCAGCCAATCTTTCGCCCTGCCCGCCACCGACGGCCGCGGCATCCCGCGCGAGACCCTGCGCAAGGCCCTGGGCCTGCTCGCCGAGGCCGGCTGGAAACCTTCTGGCCAGCATCTGGTCAACGCCAAGGGCCAGCGCCTGCGTTTCGAGATCCTGCTGGTCAACCCCAACCTGGAACGCATACTCCAGCCCTATACCGAGAACCTCGCCAGCATCGGCATCCGGGCCGAGCTGCGCACCGTGGACCGGGCCCAGTACAAGCAGCGCCTCGACCAGTTCGACTACGACATGATCCTCATGACCCTGCCGCAGAGCCTCAGCCCGGGCCTGGAGCAATGGCTGTACTTCCACTCCAGCCAGGCCGGCGTGAAGGGCAGCAAGAACTACGCGGGCGTGCGCCACCCGGTGGTCGACAGCCTGCTCGACAAGCTGCTGGCGGCGCAGACCCGCGAGGAACAGGTCGCCGCCACCCGCGCCCTGGACCGCGTCCTGCTCTGGCAGCACTACAGCATTCCCAACTGGTACGTCAGCCATCACCGCCTGGCCTACCGCAACCGCTTCGCCTTCCTCACCACCCCGCCCTACACCCTGGGGCTGCGGGCCTGGTGGCTGAAGTCCTCGGAGATCGCTCGATGA
- a CDS encoding extracellular solute-binding protein, with the protein MKHALRTLGATLLLLAGATQAEPRHAITLYGEPPKYPANFQHFDFVNPDAPKGGILRQRDIGGFDSLNPFIPKGNAVNVGLIYDSLTYHSPDEPFTEYGLLAEKIDRAADNSYVRFILNPRARFHDGTPVTAEDVIFTFNTLLEKGDPMYRHYYGDVAQVVAEDKLRVRFDFKHKDNRELPLILGQIQVLPKHWWASRDFAKGDLEPPLGSGPYRISKVSPGSSVRFERVKDWWAKDLPVTRGMYNFDSILVDYYRDTQVALEAFKAGQFDFNLEYSAKDWATGYDCPALRAGRFVQESIHNENPAGMQGYVFNLRRPMFQDRRVREAIALLFDFEWANKQLFYGAYKRTHSYFANSELASSGLPDAAELQLLEPLRDQLPPEVFNQEFKLPVSDGSGMIREQSRRAYQLLTEAGYRIENDQMIGPDGKPLAFEFLNFQANLERVVLPFKRNLAELGIDLQIRRVDVSQYINRLRSRDFDMTSAIWPQSSSPGNEQREFWHSSSADNPGSRNLMGLRDPAIDQLVEGLIRADSRQALVTHARALDRALLWGHYVVPNYYVDSWRIAYWKRFGRPAVTPKYDLGLMTWWETEPLHPAPAAAVDKEAN; encoded by the coding sequence ATGAAACATGCCCTGCGCACCCTGGGCGCCACGCTGCTCCTGCTAGCCGGCGCCACCCAGGCCGAACCGCGGCACGCCATCACCCTGTACGGCGAGCCACCCAAGTACCCGGCGAACTTCCAGCACTTCGACTTCGTCAATCCGGACGCGCCCAAGGGCGGCATCCTGCGCCAGCGCGACATCGGCGGCTTCGACAGCCTCAACCCCTTCATCCCCAAGGGCAATGCGGTGAATGTCGGGCTGATCTACGACAGCCTCACCTACCACTCGCCGGACGAGCCCTTCACCGAATACGGCCTGCTGGCCGAGAAGATCGACAGAGCCGCCGACAACAGCTACGTGCGCTTCATCCTCAATCCCAGGGCGCGCTTCCACGACGGCACCCCGGTGACCGCCGAGGACGTGATCTTCACCTTCAACACCCTGCTGGAAAAAGGCGATCCCATGTACCGCCACTACTATGGCGACGTGGCCCAGGTGGTGGCGGAGGACAAGCTCAGGGTGCGCTTCGACTTCAAGCACAAGGACAACCGCGAGCTGCCGCTGATCCTCGGCCAGATCCAGGTGCTGCCCAAGCACTGGTGGGCCAGCCGCGACTTCGCCAAGGGCGACCTGGAGCCGCCGCTGGGCAGCGGCCCCTACCGCATCAGCAAGGTCTCGCCCGGCAGCAGCGTACGCTTCGAGCGGGTCAAGGACTGGTGGGCCAAGGACCTGCCGGTGACTCGCGGCATGTACAACTTCGACAGCATCCTGGTCGACTACTACCGCGACACCCAGGTCGCCCTGGAGGCTTTCAAGGCCGGCCAGTTCGACTTCAACCTGGAATATTCGGCCAAGGACTGGGCCACCGGCTACGACTGCCCTGCCCTGCGTGCCGGGCGCTTCGTCCAGGAGTCGATCCACAACGAGAACCCGGCCGGCATGCAGGGCTACGTGTTCAACCTGCGCCGGCCGATGTTCCAGGATCGCCGGGTGCGCGAGGCCATCGCCCTGCTGTTCGACTTCGAATGGGCCAACAAGCAGCTGTTCTACGGCGCCTACAAGCGCACCCACAGCTACTTCGCCAACTCCGAGCTAGCCTCCAGCGGCCTGCCCGACGCCGCCGAACTGCAACTGCTGGAGCCGCTGCGCGACCAGCTGCCGCCGGAGGTGTTCAACCAGGAATTCAAGCTGCCGGTCAGCGACGGCAGCGGCATGATCCGCGAACAGAGCCGGCGTGCCTACCAGCTGCTCACCGAGGCCGGCTACCGCATCGAAAACGACCAGATGATCGGTCCCGACGGCAAACCCCTGGCCTTCGAGTTCCTCAACTTCCAGGCCAACCTGGAGCGCGTGGTGCTGCCGTTCAAGCGCAACCTGGCCGAGCTGGGCATCGACCTGCAGATCCGCCGGGTCGATGTCTCCCAGTACATCAACCGCCTGCGCTCGCGTGACTTCGACATGACCTCGGCGATCTGGCCGCAATCCAGCTCGCCGGGCAACGAGCAGCGCGAGTTCTGGCACTCCAGCAGCGCCGACAACCCCGGCAGCCGCAACCTGATGGGCCTGCGCGACCCGGCCATCGACCAACTGGTGGAAGGCCTGATCCGCGCCGACTCGCGCCAGGCGCTGGTCACCCATGCCCGCGCCCTCGACCGGGCCCTGCTCTGGGGCCACTACGTGGTACCCAACTACTACGTGGACAGCTGGCGCATCGCCTACTGGAAGCGTTTCGGCCGCCCGGCCGTGACGCCCAAGTACGACCTGGGCCTGATGACCTGGTGGGAAACCGAACCCCTGCATCCCGCCCCGGCCGCCGCCGTCGACAAGGAAGCCAACTGA
- a CDS encoding microcin C ABC transporter permease YejB, translating to MLAYIVRRLLLIIPTLLGILLINFIIVQAAPGGPVEQMIAKLEGFDAASGGATGRVSGGGGEVSVAGSNYRGAQGLDPELVAEIEKMYGFDKSAPERFWLMISSYAQLDFGESFFRDATVIELILEKMPVSISLGLWSTLITYLISIPLGIAKATRHGSAFDVWTSSAIIVGYAIPAFLFAILLIVLFAGGSYWDWFPLRGLTSGNFDELSLGGKILDYFWHLALPVTALVIGSFATLTLLTKNSFLDEIGKQYVVTARAKGLTDRRVLYGHVFRNAMLIVVAGFPSAVLGIFFAGSMLIEVIFSLDGLGLLGFESIVNRDYPVVFGTLFIFSLFGLVAKLLSDLMYTLIDPRIDFESREH from the coding sequence ATGCTGGCCTATATCGTTCGCCGCCTGCTGCTGATAATCCCCACCCTGCTGGGCATCCTGCTGATCAACTTCATCATCGTCCAGGCCGCGCCCGGCGGCCCGGTGGAGCAGATGATCGCCAAGCTGGAAGGCTTCGACGCCGCCTCCGGCGGCGCCACCGGACGCGTCTCCGGTGGCGGCGGCGAGGTCTCGGTGGCCGGTTCCAACTACCGCGGCGCCCAGGGCCTGGACCCGGAGCTGGTGGCCGAGATCGAGAAGATGTACGGCTTCGACAAGTCCGCCCCCGAGCGCTTCTGGCTGATGATCAGCAGCTACGCCCAGCTGGACTTTGGCGAGAGCTTCTTCCGCGACGCCACGGTGATCGAGCTGATCCTGGAGAAGATGCCGGTGTCCATCTCCCTCGGCCTGTGGAGCACCCTGATCACCTACCTGATCTCCATCCCCCTGGGGATCGCCAAGGCCACCCGCCACGGCAGCGCCTTCGACGTCTGGACCAGCTCGGCGATCATCGTCGGCTACGCCATCCCGGCCTTCCTCTTCGCCATCCTGCTGATCGTACTGTTCGCCGGCGGCAGCTACTGGGACTGGTTCCCCCTGCGCGGGCTGACCTCGGGCAACTTCGACGAGCTCAGCCTGGGCGGCAAGATCCTCGACTACTTCTGGCACCTGGCCCTGCCGGTGACCGCCCTGGTGATCGGCAGCTTCGCCACCCTGACCCTGCTGACCAAGAACAGCTTCCTCGACGAGATCGGCAAGCAGTACGTGGTCACCGCCCGCGCCAAGGGCCTGACCGACCGCCGCGTGCTCTACGGCCATGTGTTCCGCAACGCCATGCTGATCGTGGTGGCCGGCTTCCCCAGCGCCGTGCTGGGCATCTTCTTCGCCGGCTCCATGCTGATCGAGGTGATCTTCTCCCTCGACGGCCTCGGCCTGCTGGGCTTCGAGTCGATCGTCAACCGCGACTACCCGGTGGTATTCGGCACCCTGTTCATCTTTTCCCTGTTCGGCCTGGTGGCCAAGCTGCTGAGCGACCTGATGTACACCCTGATCGATCCACGCATCGACTTCGAAAGCCGGGAGCACTGA
- a CDS encoding ABC transporter permease, which produces MKLSPLNQRRFALFKAHRRGWWSLWLFLALFVLSLSAELIANDKPLAVRYDGEFYFPVFKRYPETTFGGEFPLQANYKSPYIQELIAAKDGWMLWPPIPFSYSSINYELQVPAPAPPSAQNWLGTDDQGRDVLARVIYGFRVSVLFALALTLFSSLIGVLAGALQGYYGGWVDLAGQRFLEVWSGLPVLYLLIILASFVQPNFWWLLGIMLLFSWMSLVDVVRAEFLRGRNLEYVRAARALGMGNGGIMFHHILPNAMVSTMTFMPFILTGAIGTLTSLDFLGFGLPAGEPSLGELVAQGKANLQAPWLGISAFAVLALMLSLLVFIGEAARDAFDPRK; this is translated from the coding sequence ATGAAGCTCTCCCCGCTCAATCAACGCCGCTTCGCCCTGTTCAAGGCCCACCGCCGCGGCTGGTGGTCGCTGTGGCTGTTCCTCGCCCTGTTCGTGCTGAGCCTGAGCGCCGAACTGATCGCCAATGACAAGCCGCTGGCCGTGCGCTACGACGGCGAATTCTACTTCCCGGTATTCAAGCGCTACCCGGAGACCACCTTCGGCGGCGAGTTCCCGCTGCAGGCCAACTACAAGAGCCCCTACATCCAGGAGCTGATCGCGGCCAAGGACGGCTGGATGCTCTGGCCGCCGATCCCCTTCAGCTACTCCAGCATCAACTACGAGCTGCAGGTACCGGCCCCCGCGCCGCCCTCGGCGCAGAACTGGCTGGGCACCGACGACCAGGGCCGCGACGTGCTGGCACGGGTGATCTACGGCTTCCGCGTGTCGGTGCTGTTCGCCCTGGCGCTGACCCTCTTCAGCTCGCTGATCGGGGTACTGGCCGGCGCCCTGCAGGGCTACTACGGCGGCTGGGTCGACCTGGCCGGGCAGCGCTTCCTCGAAGTCTGGTCGGGCCTGCCGGTGCTCTACCTGCTGATCATCCTGGCCAGCTTCGTGCAGCCCAACTTCTGGTGGCTGCTGGGCATCATGCTGCTGTTCTCCTGGATGAGCCTGGTCGACGTGGTGCGCGCCGAGTTCCTCCGCGGCCGCAACCTGGAGTACGTGCGCGCGGCCCGCGCCCTGGGCATGGGCAACGGCGGCATCATGTTCCACCACATCCTGCCCAACGCCATGGTCTCGACCATGACCTTCATGCCCTTCATCCTCACCGGCGCCATCGGCACCCTGACCTCGCTGGACTTCCTCGGCTTCGGCCTGCCGGCCGGCGAGCCCTCGCTGGGCGAGCTGGTGGCCCAGGGCAAGGCCAACCTGCAGGCGCCCTGGCTGGGCATCAGCGCCTTCGCCGTGCTGGCGCTGATGCTCAGTCTGCTGGTGTTCATCGGCGAAGCCGCCCGCGATGCCTTCGACCCGAGGAAATGA
- a CDS encoding ABC transporter ATP-binding protein, with the protein MSDANNLIEVRDLAVEFVIGSQAQRVIEGVSFDIRKGETLALVGESGSGKSVTAHSILRLLPYPLARHPAGSIRYGGQDLLQLPQDKLRGIRGNRIAMVFQEPMTSLNPLHSIGKQIGEVLAWHKGLTGEAAQARIIELLELVGIPEPAKRLKAYPHELSGGQRQRVMIAMALANEPELLIADEPTTALDVTVQLKILELLKELQARLGMALLLITHDLNLVRRIAHRVCVMQRGRIVEQASCDELFRAPQHPYTQELLGAEPSGEPAANPAGPPLLEVDDLRVWFPIKKGLLRRTVDHVKAVDGIDFSLPQGQTLGIVGESGSGKSTLGMAILRLLASRGAIRFQGQTLDGLSQKAVRPLRRQMQVVFQDPFGSLSPRMCVGQIVGEGLRIHGMGSEEEQEQAVIDALKEVGLDPETRHRYPHEFSGGQRQRIAIARALVLKPALILLDEPTSALDRTVQRQVVELLRSLQAKYNLTYLFISHDLAVVRALSHQLMVVKQGKVVEQGPAEQVFAAPQHPYTRQLLEAAFMAPATAD; encoded by the coding sequence ATGAGCGATGCGAACAACCTGATCGAAGTGCGCGACCTGGCCGTCGAGTTCGTCATCGGCAGCCAGGCCCAGCGGGTGATCGAAGGCGTCAGCTTCGATATCCGCAAGGGCGAGACCCTGGCCCTGGTCGGCGAGAGCGGCTCCGGCAAGTCGGTCACCGCCCATTCCATCCTGCGCCTGCTGCCCTACCCGCTGGCCCGCCATCCCGCCGGCAGCATCCGCTACGGTGGCCAGGACCTGCTGCAGCTGCCCCAGGACAAGCTGCGCGGCATCCGTGGCAACCGCATCGCCATGGTGTTCCAGGAGCCGATGACCTCGCTCAACCCGCTGCACAGCATCGGCAAGCAGATCGGCGAGGTGCTGGCCTGGCACAAGGGCCTCACCGGCGAGGCGGCCCAGGCGCGGATCATCGAACTGCTCGAGCTGGTCGGCATCCCCGAGCCGGCCAAGCGCCTCAAGGCCTATCCGCACGAGCTGTCCGGCGGCCAGCGCCAGCGGGTGATGATCGCCATGGCCCTGGCCAACGAGCCGGAGCTGCTGATCGCCGACGAGCCGACCACGGCGCTGGACGTCACCGTGCAGCTGAAGATCCTCGAACTGCTCAAGGAATTGCAGGCGCGCTTAGGCATGGCCCTGCTGCTGATCACCCACGATCTCAACCTGGTGCGACGAATCGCCCATCGCGTATGTGTCATGCAGCGCGGTCGCATCGTCGAACAGGCGTCGTGTGACGAATTGTTCCGCGCTCCGCAGCATCCCTACACCCAGGAGCTGCTCGGCGCCGAGCCCAGCGGTGAACCGGCGGCCAACCCCGCCGGCCCGCCGCTGCTGGAGGTGGACGACCTGCGCGTGTGGTTCCCGATCAAGAAAGGGCTGCTGCGGCGCACGGTGGACCATGTGAAGGCGGTGGACGGTATCGACTTCAGCCTGCCCCAGGGCCAGACCCTGGGCATAGTCGGCGAGAGCGGTTCCGGCAAGTCCACCCTCGGTATGGCGATCCTGCGGCTGCTGGCCAGCCGTGGCGCCATCCGCTTCCAGGGCCAGACGCTGGACGGCCTGTCGCAAAAGGCCGTGAGGCCGCTGCGGCGGCAGATGCAGGTGGTCTTCCAGGACCCCTTCGGCAGTCTCAGCCCGCGCATGTGCGTGGGCCAGATCGTCGGCGAGGGCCTGCGCATCCATGGCATGGGCAGCGAGGAGGAGCAGGAGCAGGCCGTCATCGACGCGCTCAAGGAGGTGGGACTGGATCCGGAGACCCGGCATCGCTACCCCCATGAGTTTTCCGGCGGGCAACGGCAGCGGATTGCCATTGCCCGGGCACTGGTGCTGAAACCGGCGCTGATACTGCTCGACGAGCCCACTTCGGCGCTCGACCGCACGGTCCAGCGTCAGGTGGTGGAACTCCTGCGCTCGTTGCAGGCCAAGTACAACCTGACGTACCTGTTCATCAGCCACGACCTGGCGGTGGTCAGGGCCCTGAGCCACCAGCTGATGGTGGTCAAGCAGGGCAAGGTGGTTGAGCAGGGGCCGGCCGAGCAGGTGTTCGCCGCGCCGCAGCACCCCTATACCCGGCAGTTGCTGGAAGCCGCGTTCATGGCTCCGGCAACCGCCGACTAA
- the fabI gene encoding enoyl-ACP reductase FabI, which translates to MGFLAGKRVLIVGVASKLSIASGIAAAMHREGAELAFTYQNDKLKGRVEEFAEGWGSSAELCFPCDVASDEEIAKVFEALSQKWDGLDCIVHSVGFAPGDQLDGDFTEVTTREGFRIAHDISAYSLVALAKAGRPLMQGRNGSILTLSYLGAERTMPNYNVMGMAKASLEAGVRYLAGSLGPEGTRVNAISAGPIRTLAASGIKSFRKMLAANEKQTPLRRNVTIEEVGNAGAFLCSDLASGISGEILYVDGGFNTTAMGAIED; encoded by the coding sequence ATGGGTTTTCTCGCCGGTAAGCGCGTACTGATCGTTGGCGTGGCCAGCAAACTGTCGATCGCCTCGGGCATCGCCGCCGCCATGCACCGCGAAGGCGCCGAGCTCGCCTTCACCTACCAGAACGACAAGCTCAAGGGTCGCGTCGAGGAGTTCGCCGAGGGCTGGGGCTCCAGCGCCGAGCTGTGCTTCCCCTGCGACGTAGCCAGCGACGAGGAGATCGCCAAGGTCTTCGAGGCCCTGAGCCAGAAGTGGGACGGCCTGGACTGCATCGTCCACTCCGTCGGCTTCGCCCCGGGCGACCAGCTGGATGGCGACTTCACCGAAGTGACCACCCGCGAGGGCTTCAGGATCGCCCACGACATCAGCGCCTACAGCCTGGTGGCCCTGGCCAAGGCCGGTCGCCCGCTGATGCAGGGTCGCAACGGCAGCATCCTCACCCTCTCCTACCTGGGTGCCGAGCGCACCATGCCCAACTACAACGTGATGGGCATGGCCAAGGCCAGCCTGGAGGCCGGCGTACGCTACCTGGCCGGCAGCCTCGGCCCGGAAGGCACCCGCGTCAACGCCATCTCCGCCGGCCCGATCCGCACCCTGGCCGCTTCGGGCATCAAGAGCTTCCGCAAGATGCTCGCCGCCAACGAGAAGCAGACCCCGCTGCGCCGCAACGTGACCATCGAGGAAGTCGGCAACGCCGGCGCCTTCCTCTGCTCCGACCTGGCCTCGGGCATCAGCGGCGAGATCCTCTACGTCGACGGCGGCTTCAACACCACCGCCATGGGCGCCATCGAAGACTGA